The proteins below are encoded in one region of Strix aluco isolate bStrAlu1 chromosome 8, bStrAlu1.hap1, whole genome shotgun sequence:
- the EFCAB7 gene encoding EF-hand calcium-binding domain-containing protein 7 isoform X4 produces the protein MASSPDNNASLSVQKVTRSESSQARKSQHAEEAIFYMNCRAAYLTVLKSSLENIKSKEQLSLVLQQAGRNPSQKTVNKYWTSQTTTLNFDDFCTILKKEKPATKTELLEAFGKIDTDNTGYILHDELYKILTTRGEKMTLDEVSTITKQADFNCRGKLDYNKFCDLYMTTSEQCCRTAREKLEVDNRLKQQQFGSQAETSSEGITVPVSKPSPRISRKTDHKLAPTKGDSRTPSRPSSAQSCKASISTTLSLGASSNRSTKLIEPDTMKVACKEWHCAQSKGCFYLEEDGEIVSHKYKLNLPQRSTVCITIKPLNIRQVEGKSCHWLSVDTALYILKENETQENLQLVSFTEQQNKEMFGWKGELGSGIYWLLPFTTGCRLKKVKAQMTGEAKLVYRGEDGELALTKEFRAALLDIFETIDLDGNGLLSLEEYNFFELRTSGEKCDEEAWAVCKENFDMKKNELTRQGFMDLNLMEANDREGDPSDLWVTLLSLGYNKALEMTESENKVIIHVNNEQSKNCLSNRGLTVFAVEVAPKSTMVSQHVMPLNEQEEWFYNCVHSLVHHMLELLR, from the exons ATGGCCAGCAGTCCTGACAATAACGCATCCCTCTCCGTTCAGAAAGTCACACGCTCAGAAAGTTCCCAAGCAAGGAAGTCCCAGCATGCGGAAGAAGCAATCTTTTACATGAACTGCCGAGCAGCTTACCtaactgttttaaaaagcagtttagaaaatattaaatccAAAGAACAACTCAGTTTAG TACTTCAACAGGCTGGAAGAAATCCATCTCAGAAGACAGTTAATAAATACTGGACTTCACAAACGACCACACTGAATTTTGATGATTTttgtactattttaaaaaaagaaaaaccggCTACAAAAACTGAATTGCTTGAAGCATTTGGAAAAATAGACACAGATAACACTGGATATATTTTACATGATGAACTTTATAAAATTCTTACAACG agaggTGAAAAAATGACTCTGGATGAAGTGAGTACCATTACTAAACAAGCTGATTTTAACTGTCGTGGCAAACTTGACTACAACAAG ttttgtgACTTATACATGACAACCAGTGAGCAGTGCTGCAGGACTGCACGAGAGAAGCTGGAAGTTGATAATCGATTGAAGCAACAGCAGTTTGGAAGTCAAGCTGAAACTTCCTCTGAAGGGATCACAGTGCCAGTATCAAAACCATCACCAAGAATCTCGAGGAAAACTGATCACAAACTAGCACCAACAAAAG GAGACAGCAGAACTCCTTCAAGACCCTCATCAGCTCAGAGTTGCAAGGCATCCATTTCTACCACTCTCAGCCTGGGCGCCAGTAGCAACAGAAGCACAAAGCTAATTGAGCCAGACACGATGAAGGTAGCGTGTAAG GAATGGCACTGTGCACAGTCCAAAGGATGCTTCTACTTAGAAGAAGATGGCGAAATCGTTAGTCACAAGTACAAGCTGAACTTACCTCAAAGGTCTACAGTATGTATTACCATCAAGCCTTTAAACATTCGTCAGGTAGAAG gcaAATCTTGTCATTGGTTGTCAGTGGATACAGCTTTGTATATTCTGAAGGAAAACGAAACCCAAGAAAATCTACAGCTTGTAAGCTTTActgaacaacaaaacaaagag ATGTTTGGATGGAAAGGGGAGCTTGGATCAGGAATTTACTGGCTGCTCCCATTCACAACAGGCTGTAGGTTGAAGAAGGTAAAAGCACAAATGACTGGAGAAGCAAAACTAGTGTATAGGGGTGAAGATGGAGAACTGGCCCTGACCAAAGAGTTCCG AGCTGCTTTGTTGGATATATTTGAAACAATTGATTTGGATGGAAATGGCCTTCTGAGTTTGGAGGAATACAATTTCTTCGAACTGAGAACTAGCGGTGAGAAATGTGATGAGGAAGCATGGGCTGTGTGTAAGG agaatTTTGATATGAAGAAGAATGAACTAACAAGACAAGGATTTATGGATTTGAATCTCATGGAAGCCAATGACCGTGAAGGGGATCCTAGTGACCTTTGGGTCACTTTATTGTCTCTGGGCTACAATAAAGCGTTAGAAATGACAGAG TCTGAAAACAAAGTGATTATTCATGTCAACAATGAGCAGAGTAAGAACTGCCTAAGTAATAGGGGACTTACTGTTTTTGCTGTGGAAGTGGCACCGAAATCCACAATG GTTTCTCAGCATGTGATGCCGCTGAACGAGCAGGAAGAATGGTTTTATAATTGTGTGCATTCCCTC GTCCATCACATGCTGGAACTGCTTCGCTGA
- the EFCAB7 gene encoding EF-hand calcium-binding domain-containing protein 7 isoform X3 translates to MPGTACLMTPFKRILLQQAGRNPSQKTVNKYWTSQTTTLNFDDFCTILKKEKPATKTELLEAFGKIDTDNTGYILHDELYKILTTRGEKMTLDEVSTITKQADFNCRGKLDYNKFCDLYMTTSEQCCRTAREKLEVDNRLKQQQFGSQAETSSEGITVPVSKPSPRISRKTDHKLAPTKGDSRTPSRPSSAQSCKASISTTLSLGASSNRSTKLIEPDTMKVACKEWHCAQSKGCFYLEEDGEIVSHKYKLNLPQRSTVCITIKPLNIRQVEGKSCHWLSVDTALYILKENETQENLQLVSFTEQQNKEMFGWKGELGSGIYWLLPFTTGCRLKKVKAQMTGEAKLVYRGEDGELALTKEFRAALLDIFETIDLDGNGLLSLEEYNFFELRTSGEKCDEEAWAVCKENFDMKKNELTRQGFMDLNLMEANDREGDPSDLWVTLLSLGYNKALEMTEACPFVIDIYAEKCKPRIKAIYLEAGSSQLNRAVCKSVVNKGEAKVMDGCENIIIYTYKMGRRITSVIENKSENKVIIHVNNEQSKNCLSNRGLTVFAVEVAPKSTMVSQHVMPLNEQEEWFYNCVHSLVHHMLELLR, encoded by the exons ATGCCCGGCACTGCCTGTTTGATGACTCCTTTCAAAAGAATAT TACTTCAACAGGCTGGAAGAAATCCATCTCAGAAGACAGTTAATAAATACTGGACTTCACAAACGACCACACTGAATTTTGATGATTTttgtactattttaaaaaaagaaaaaccggCTACAAAAACTGAATTGCTTGAAGCATTTGGAAAAATAGACACAGATAACACTGGATATATTTTACATGATGAACTTTATAAAATTCTTACAACG agaggTGAAAAAATGACTCTGGATGAAGTGAGTACCATTACTAAACAAGCTGATTTTAACTGTCGTGGCAAACTTGACTACAACAAG ttttgtgACTTATACATGACAACCAGTGAGCAGTGCTGCAGGACTGCACGAGAGAAGCTGGAAGTTGATAATCGATTGAAGCAACAGCAGTTTGGAAGTCAAGCTGAAACTTCCTCTGAAGGGATCACAGTGCCAGTATCAAAACCATCACCAAGAATCTCGAGGAAAACTGATCACAAACTAGCACCAACAAAAG GAGACAGCAGAACTCCTTCAAGACCCTCATCAGCTCAGAGTTGCAAGGCATCCATTTCTACCACTCTCAGCCTGGGCGCCAGTAGCAACAGAAGCACAAAGCTAATTGAGCCAGACACGATGAAGGTAGCGTGTAAG GAATGGCACTGTGCACAGTCCAAAGGATGCTTCTACTTAGAAGAAGATGGCGAAATCGTTAGTCACAAGTACAAGCTGAACTTACCTCAAAGGTCTACAGTATGTATTACCATCAAGCCTTTAAACATTCGTCAGGTAGAAG gcaAATCTTGTCATTGGTTGTCAGTGGATACAGCTTTGTATATTCTGAAGGAAAACGAAACCCAAGAAAATCTACAGCTTGTAAGCTTTActgaacaacaaaacaaagag ATGTTTGGATGGAAAGGGGAGCTTGGATCAGGAATTTACTGGCTGCTCCCATTCACAACAGGCTGTAGGTTGAAGAAGGTAAAAGCACAAATGACTGGAGAAGCAAAACTAGTGTATAGGGGTGAAGATGGAGAACTGGCCCTGACCAAAGAGTTCCG AGCTGCTTTGTTGGATATATTTGAAACAATTGATTTGGATGGAAATGGCCTTCTGAGTTTGGAGGAATACAATTTCTTCGAACTGAGAACTAGCGGTGAGAAATGTGATGAGGAAGCATGGGCTGTGTGTAAGG agaatTTTGATATGAAGAAGAATGAACTAACAAGACAAGGATTTATGGATTTGAATCTCATGGAAGCCAATGACCGTGAAGGGGATCCTAGTGACCTTTGGGTCACTTTATTGTCTCTGGGCTACAATAAAGCGTTAGAAATGACAGAG GCATGCCCCTTTGTCATTGACATCTACGCAGAAAAATGCAAACCCAGAATTAAAGCCATATATCTAGAGGCAGGGAGCTCACAACTCAACAGGGCTGTTTGCAAGTCTGTTGTTAATAAAGGAGAGGCCAAAGTAATGGATGGCTGTGAAAACATAATCATCTATACCTACAAAATGGGCAGGAGAATCACTTCTGTCATTGAAAACAAG TCTGAAAACAAAGTGATTATTCATGTCAACAATGAGCAGAGTAAGAACTGCCTAAGTAATAGGGGACTTACTGTTTTTGCTGTGGAAGTGGCACCGAAATCCACAATG GTTTCTCAGCATGTGATGCCGCTGAACGAGCAGGAAGAATGGTTTTATAATTGTGTGCATTCCCTC GTCCATCACATGCTGGAACTGCTTCGCTGA
- the EFCAB7 gene encoding EF-hand calcium-binding domain-containing protein 7 isoform X1 yields MASSPDNNASLSVQKVTRSESSQARKSQHAEEAIFYMNCRAAYLTVLKSSLENIKSKEQLSLVLQQAGRNPSQKTVNKYWTSQTTTLNFDDFCTILKKEKPATKTELLEAFGKIDTDNTGYILHDELYKILTTRGEKMTLDEVSTITKQADFNCRGKLDYNKFCDLYMTTSEQCCRTAREKLEVDNRLKQQQFGSQAETSSEGITVPVSKPSPRISRKTDHKLAPTKGDSRTPSRPSSAQSCKASISTTLSLGASSNRSTKLIEPDTMKVACKEWHCAQSKGCFYLEEDGEIVSHKYKLNLPQRSTVCITIKPLNIRQVEGKSCHWLSVDTALYILKENETQENLQLVSFTEQQNKEMFGWKGELGSGIYWLLPFTTGCRLKKVKAQMTGEAKLVYRGEDGELALTKEFRAALLDIFETIDLDGNGLLSLEEYNFFELRTSGEKCDEEAWAVCKENFDMKKNELTRQGFMDLNLMEANDREGDPSDLWVTLLSLGYNKALEMTEACPFVIDIYAEKCKPRIKAIYLEAGSSQLNRAVCKSVVNKGEAKVMDGCENIIIYTYKMGRRITSVIENKSENKVIIHVNNEQSKNCLSNRGLTVFAVEVAPKSTMVSQHVMPLNEQEEWFYNCVHSLVHHMLELLR; encoded by the exons ATGGCCAGCAGTCCTGACAATAACGCATCCCTCTCCGTTCAGAAAGTCACACGCTCAGAAAGTTCCCAAGCAAGGAAGTCCCAGCATGCGGAAGAAGCAATCTTTTACATGAACTGCCGAGCAGCTTACCtaactgttttaaaaagcagtttagaaaatattaaatccAAAGAACAACTCAGTTTAG TACTTCAACAGGCTGGAAGAAATCCATCTCAGAAGACAGTTAATAAATACTGGACTTCACAAACGACCACACTGAATTTTGATGATTTttgtactattttaaaaaaagaaaaaccggCTACAAAAACTGAATTGCTTGAAGCATTTGGAAAAATAGACACAGATAACACTGGATATATTTTACATGATGAACTTTATAAAATTCTTACAACG agaggTGAAAAAATGACTCTGGATGAAGTGAGTACCATTACTAAACAAGCTGATTTTAACTGTCGTGGCAAACTTGACTACAACAAG ttttgtgACTTATACATGACAACCAGTGAGCAGTGCTGCAGGACTGCACGAGAGAAGCTGGAAGTTGATAATCGATTGAAGCAACAGCAGTTTGGAAGTCAAGCTGAAACTTCCTCTGAAGGGATCACAGTGCCAGTATCAAAACCATCACCAAGAATCTCGAGGAAAACTGATCACAAACTAGCACCAACAAAAG GAGACAGCAGAACTCCTTCAAGACCCTCATCAGCTCAGAGTTGCAAGGCATCCATTTCTACCACTCTCAGCCTGGGCGCCAGTAGCAACAGAAGCACAAAGCTAATTGAGCCAGACACGATGAAGGTAGCGTGTAAG GAATGGCACTGTGCACAGTCCAAAGGATGCTTCTACTTAGAAGAAGATGGCGAAATCGTTAGTCACAAGTACAAGCTGAACTTACCTCAAAGGTCTACAGTATGTATTACCATCAAGCCTTTAAACATTCGTCAGGTAGAAG gcaAATCTTGTCATTGGTTGTCAGTGGATACAGCTTTGTATATTCTGAAGGAAAACGAAACCCAAGAAAATCTACAGCTTGTAAGCTTTActgaacaacaaaacaaagag ATGTTTGGATGGAAAGGGGAGCTTGGATCAGGAATTTACTGGCTGCTCCCATTCACAACAGGCTGTAGGTTGAAGAAGGTAAAAGCACAAATGACTGGAGAAGCAAAACTAGTGTATAGGGGTGAAGATGGAGAACTGGCCCTGACCAAAGAGTTCCG AGCTGCTTTGTTGGATATATTTGAAACAATTGATTTGGATGGAAATGGCCTTCTGAGTTTGGAGGAATACAATTTCTTCGAACTGAGAACTAGCGGTGAGAAATGTGATGAGGAAGCATGGGCTGTGTGTAAGG agaatTTTGATATGAAGAAGAATGAACTAACAAGACAAGGATTTATGGATTTGAATCTCATGGAAGCCAATGACCGTGAAGGGGATCCTAGTGACCTTTGGGTCACTTTATTGTCTCTGGGCTACAATAAAGCGTTAGAAATGACAGAG GCATGCCCCTTTGTCATTGACATCTACGCAGAAAAATGCAAACCCAGAATTAAAGCCATATATCTAGAGGCAGGGAGCTCACAACTCAACAGGGCTGTTTGCAAGTCTGTTGTTAATAAAGGAGAGGCCAAAGTAATGGATGGCTGTGAAAACATAATCATCTATACCTACAAAATGGGCAGGAGAATCACTTCTGTCATTGAAAACAAG TCTGAAAACAAAGTGATTATTCATGTCAACAATGAGCAGAGTAAGAACTGCCTAAGTAATAGGGGACTTACTGTTTTTGCTGTGGAAGTGGCACCGAAATCCACAATG GTTTCTCAGCATGTGATGCCGCTGAACGAGCAGGAAGAATGGTTTTATAATTGTGTGCATTCCCTC GTCCATCACATGCTGGAACTGCTTCGCTGA
- the EFCAB7 gene encoding EF-hand calcium-binding domain-containing protein 7 isoform X2, with product MASSPDNNASLSVQKVTRSESSQARKSQHAEEAIFYMNCRAAYLTVLKSSLENIKSKEQLSLVLQQAGRNPSQKTVNKYWTSQTTTLNFDDFCTILKKEKPATKTELLEAFGKIDTDNTGYILHDELYKILTTRGEKMTLDEVSTITKQADFNCRGKLDYNKFCDLYMTTSEQCCRTAREKLEVDNRLKQQQFGSQAETSSEGITVPVSKPSPRISRKTDHKLAPTKGDSRTPSRPSSAQSCKASISTTLSLGASSNRSTKLIEPDTMKEWHCAQSKGCFYLEEDGEIVSHKYKLNLPQRSTVCITIKPLNIRQVEGKSCHWLSVDTALYILKENETQENLQLVSFTEQQNKEMFGWKGELGSGIYWLLPFTTGCRLKKVKAQMTGEAKLVYRGEDGELALTKEFRAALLDIFETIDLDGNGLLSLEEYNFFELRTSGEKCDEEAWAVCKENFDMKKNELTRQGFMDLNLMEANDREGDPSDLWVTLLSLGYNKALEMTEACPFVIDIYAEKCKPRIKAIYLEAGSSQLNRAVCKSVVNKGEAKVMDGCENIIIYTYKMGRRITSVIENKSENKVIIHVNNEQSKNCLSNRGLTVFAVEVAPKSTMVSQHVMPLNEQEEWFYNCVHSLVHHMLELLR from the exons ATGGCCAGCAGTCCTGACAATAACGCATCCCTCTCCGTTCAGAAAGTCACACGCTCAGAAAGTTCCCAAGCAAGGAAGTCCCAGCATGCGGAAGAAGCAATCTTTTACATGAACTGCCGAGCAGCTTACCtaactgttttaaaaagcagtttagaaaatattaaatccAAAGAACAACTCAGTTTAG TACTTCAACAGGCTGGAAGAAATCCATCTCAGAAGACAGTTAATAAATACTGGACTTCACAAACGACCACACTGAATTTTGATGATTTttgtactattttaaaaaaagaaaaaccggCTACAAAAACTGAATTGCTTGAAGCATTTGGAAAAATAGACACAGATAACACTGGATATATTTTACATGATGAACTTTATAAAATTCTTACAACG agaggTGAAAAAATGACTCTGGATGAAGTGAGTACCATTACTAAACAAGCTGATTTTAACTGTCGTGGCAAACTTGACTACAACAAG ttttgtgACTTATACATGACAACCAGTGAGCAGTGCTGCAGGACTGCACGAGAGAAGCTGGAAGTTGATAATCGATTGAAGCAACAGCAGTTTGGAAGTCAAGCTGAAACTTCCTCTGAAGGGATCACAGTGCCAGTATCAAAACCATCACCAAGAATCTCGAGGAAAACTGATCACAAACTAGCACCAACAAAAG GAGACAGCAGAACTCCTTCAAGACCCTCATCAGCTCAGAGTTGCAAGGCATCCATTTCTACCACTCTCAGCCTGGGCGCCAGTAGCAACAGAAGCACAAAGCTAATTGAGCCAGACACGATGAAG GAATGGCACTGTGCACAGTCCAAAGGATGCTTCTACTTAGAAGAAGATGGCGAAATCGTTAGTCACAAGTACAAGCTGAACTTACCTCAAAGGTCTACAGTATGTATTACCATCAAGCCTTTAAACATTCGTCAGGTAGAAG gcaAATCTTGTCATTGGTTGTCAGTGGATACAGCTTTGTATATTCTGAAGGAAAACGAAACCCAAGAAAATCTACAGCTTGTAAGCTTTActgaacaacaaaacaaagag ATGTTTGGATGGAAAGGGGAGCTTGGATCAGGAATTTACTGGCTGCTCCCATTCACAACAGGCTGTAGGTTGAAGAAGGTAAAAGCACAAATGACTGGAGAAGCAAAACTAGTGTATAGGGGTGAAGATGGAGAACTGGCCCTGACCAAAGAGTTCCG AGCTGCTTTGTTGGATATATTTGAAACAATTGATTTGGATGGAAATGGCCTTCTGAGTTTGGAGGAATACAATTTCTTCGAACTGAGAACTAGCGGTGAGAAATGTGATGAGGAAGCATGGGCTGTGTGTAAGG agaatTTTGATATGAAGAAGAATGAACTAACAAGACAAGGATTTATGGATTTGAATCTCATGGAAGCCAATGACCGTGAAGGGGATCCTAGTGACCTTTGGGTCACTTTATTGTCTCTGGGCTACAATAAAGCGTTAGAAATGACAGAG GCATGCCCCTTTGTCATTGACATCTACGCAGAAAAATGCAAACCCAGAATTAAAGCCATATATCTAGAGGCAGGGAGCTCACAACTCAACAGGGCTGTTTGCAAGTCTGTTGTTAATAAAGGAGAGGCCAAAGTAATGGATGGCTGTGAAAACATAATCATCTATACCTACAAAATGGGCAGGAGAATCACTTCTGTCATTGAAAACAAG TCTGAAAACAAAGTGATTATTCATGTCAACAATGAGCAGAGTAAGAACTGCCTAAGTAATAGGGGACTTACTGTTTTTGCTGTGGAAGTGGCACCGAAATCCACAATG GTTTCTCAGCATGTGATGCCGCTGAACGAGCAGGAAGAATGGTTTTATAATTGTGTGCATTCCCTC GTCCATCACATGCTGGAACTGCTTCGCTGA